The Macaca thibetana thibetana isolate TM-01 chromosome 5, ASM2454274v1, whole genome shotgun sequence genomic sequence AAATGAAGTCATGTATGTAAAGTACTTGCACATTGCCTGTCATCCAGTGAACGCATCGTGAGCACGTGTTGCAACCACACAGTAGTTTCACTCTGTGATATTGTAGTGCAGTCTTTTCCTCTCTTAAACATTTGATTAGGTGTCAACTGAATTTGTCTTTTAAACAATATTCTATGAAGTAAATGAAGATTCCCTATGGGATTATAAAACCAGAGCTAtaggaaattcagagaaaactCACTGTtgcattttgtttagttttgtcaGTTTAGTATGTGTTTAGACCTTGAACTATGGACAAGTACCATTATACTAAGTAtcattataaacataatttttatgtgaagataCTCCTATTTCTGAGAATGACTTAAAGCACCGATTCCATGGTTTTAGTTATGCAGAACTTTATGTCATGAACAATCTCTGTAACACCAGagatttcattctctttcattctctcaaGATAGTATTTGATATCATACTATTTATAAGAATAGCCAAGTCAAGGGGAACAGAATGGTAGTAGCGCTCTTTAGAGTTCATTTGCCAAGGTAACTCCCTACCTGGCGCTTTTTTTTTGATTCAGTGTTTTTAAAGGATTGTAAAAACAATACACTAAAAACATCTAGCGTATGAAAGGTAGATAAAAATGATATATCTCCCCATTCCCATTCCTGATTTCCACTCAGAGGTACAATGTCTTATATGTTTTCTAGAATTTCTGTGGCTACACaagacacacacatgtatacacacacacatatgtcttTTTAACACATGGAATCATATTGAACTTTGCTCTGCCCACCGCCTTCCAATATATCTTGTATAGCCTAATAGGCAAGAGCACTGATTCTGGAGtttgacttcctgggttcagatcCCAACTTCACAACCAatggctttgtgaccttgggcaaattgttctctgcacctcagtctccctccctccctccctccttcccttccttccttccttccttccttccttccttccttccttccttccttccttccttccttccttccttccttccttctttccagacagggtctcactctgaagTGCAGGCTGGAATGTTGTgtacctcctgggcttgagtgatcctcccacctcagcctcctgagtagctgggatgacaggcacgcaccacaGTGCCCggtgaatttgttttatttttggtagagatggggtctcactttgttgcccaggctagtctcaaactcctgtcctcaagtgatccaccttggtctcctaaagtcctggaattacaggcatgagccaccatgcccagctagagatctttattttttttttatcaagacagggtatcactctgtcacctcaGTGCAGTCtcagccttagcctcccgggctcaagtgatcctcctgctgcagcctgttttgtagctggaaccacaggcctgtgccaccatattcggctaattttttgattttttgtagaaatgagatctcattacattgcctaggctggtcttggccTTCTGGCccccagcgatcctcctgcctctgcctcccacagtgctgggattataggcatctacATCCTCTTACATGGAAAGACTGGATTGACTTCATGGAGGCTGAATCAAAGTTCCTGGTGTAATTTCTGGTCATTGTTCAGTATTATCTCTATATTAGTTAACATAAATCTCCCTCTCCTGTCTGGAATTACAACTCTGGAAAATTCTGAACAGCTCCCCACCCCATAAACCAAAATGTCTAGTGGCAGATGGAACGGAGAATTAATGTCTTCTACATCTCACATGGTAGGTGCttaatcaacatttattgaatgcattaATGAATTTTTGCCCCAGACAGGAACCTTGGGATCTTGCACTGCTTGCAAAGAACTGGTACACAAACCTAGCCAATATCAAGTTGCCTTTCTTGGAAGAAATTTCATTTGGTGGTTCTGTGCAGCTCACAAAATGTAACACCGTTAAAGATGGACTGCTCCCTTCTGCAGAATGTAAGTTCCTTAAGTTCTGCTTTAATAAGTTATAAATTGTGTGTGTCATTTGCTTATCAGAGAAATGTTTAAATCTGTGTATTTACACCCATACCTCCTATCTTTGTAGCTCTGTCATCTTGTTTATTATTCAAGCATATGGATTTTGCTGTATGATATTCAGTTTTGACTTAGTTATGCCTGATGAAAAATGTATGTCagattgttttgtgtattttctttttcagccaTCAAACTCGAAAGGGAGTACGAAGTGAAGCGTCTTTGTAAACTGAAATGTCAAGAAAATACATCTGAGGAAATTAAGCTTCTCCTGAGGGAAAGGCCAGCCGGTTTGAGAAGACCTCTTCCATCTAAATGACAGTCAGCTCATGACTGAATCTGTACTCTGTCTCTTGCATCCAAATGGGACGAAGGTCTCTGGACGTTTCACTGTGTAAAGTTCGGGGCAGATATTTGAATGCCCACTGGTGGATGGGCCACTGCCCACAGCTGTGGGTTAATGGCCAGCTCTGACAGATCTTCTGAGTCCCTGACACACTCTTGTTCCTTGTATCACAAGCTACAGCACTGTAAGTAGATGAAAATGCATTTGGAGTTGAGTCGTTTGTgctattcattttaatttttgtaaaattgaactaaaagaagaggaaatttctTCAGCTGCATTGTTTTCAAAAGACCTCTTGAATATGCATCTTTGAGATCCCAAGGAGGGACCaaaaagaaggcaagagagaaattCTCTTAAAAATGATAAACTGAAACATTTCATTtggttaagaaaaataatagacttCATTTTTAGTACTTCTCTAGTTTCCAATTTCAATGAAACATCATTGAATATTCACATGTGGTACTTTAAAGTAGCAAGTAGgacttactttgtttttgttctccTAGAAAAATTGTCAGGCTGGAggtgatggctcatgcttataatctcagtactttgggagactgaggtgggagactcgcttgggcccaggagtttgggaccagcctggtctctacaaaaaattaaaaaattagctgagcgtggtgctgtgcctatagtcccaactacttgggaggctgagatgggaggatcccttgagcccaggagtttgaggctgcattgagctgtgatcatgccactgcactccagcttggaggGCAGAGTGAAAacgtgtctcaaaaaacaaaaacaaaaaaagtcaatctttttccttctgcctaatttcttattttctatctgGAATGACCCTGAAGCATATGGAACACACATAGTTATGTGAAAGTGACATGAAAATACACAGAAGGTCTTATGAGAAAAACACAGACTGGGGGATGGGGAATTGATTAACTGGAAAGTATTGGATTTGGATGAACCAATTCTTCTAGCATTTGAACCAATAAAGCATACTTGGATATTAATGTTACTTTTGAGCACAGTGTAGTGTTTTTTAGATGATTTAGTAAGCATTTTAGGTTcttctggtattttctttttcccacccaggctggagtggaagtttcactgtaacctctgcctcccagattcaaacaattctcgtgcctcagtatcccgagtggctgggactacaggcatgcaccaccacacctagctaatttttgtattttttagtagagacgggatttcaccatattggccagggtggtcttgaacttctgacctcaagttatctgcccaccttggcctcccaaagtgctgggattacaggtgtgagccaccgtgcctggctgatctTCTAGTATCTTAGCTTCATTTCATTATGAAAGGCACTGTGGCATACTGTGCAAGAGTATAGACTTTAGACCTGGGTGCCTTTCTTCAAATCCTAGCTCAGCTGCTTATTGCTATGTGAGCTGGGATAAGTTACCTTGTTTctgcttgttttctcatttgtaaaatcgGGGTAATACAGGTatacctacttcataggattaAATGAAAACTGCCAGGCACACAATGAGAATTACTCTGGTGTTAGCCATTACTGTGAGTATCACTATCATTATAATCTAGGTATAATCTATATTGGGCTGACTCTCTTGACCTTTGTACAGACCAGAagtcttgaaatttaaaaaatttggtttTATTCTTACAATATATATGTACTACTTGCCCGACCATCTGACCTGAATTTTTAGTTCAAATTAAGGCCGCTGTACCTATGGAAAATCCTGATCATTTCTCTTTAAAAGTCATCATCCCTGATAatcaacttgtcatttatgtCTTTCTCGTAAAAGTAGCATGGAGAATTTGTGTGCAAAAATGTCACATCCTGATGTCCCCACTGTGTAACCCAGGAGCATAGATATCATTTTGTGGTCTGCCCTCTGGAGCCACCAGGGAGCCCTAAGCATGTCATACCTCACTTCACAACCTGGCACTTTCAGTTAGTGGCACTAATTGGGAGTATAAGTAATATGCTTCCATCTGTTGTCCAAAAGACCTTCAGGATGGCTAAATAGTAGAAAGGAGAGTTTTACTGGTGATGTCAGTTAGCGAACTGGGAAGAGAGTCTCTGGAGTGGACTGAAGGTGCTCTTTCTTCAAAGAGGGAAAGCGCAGGCTGGATTTTAGGCCTCCCAGGGCCTGTATCACGCAATAAAGTAATACGTATTCAGCAGGTTTTGGGGGAAAAGCTGTACATATGTATGAAGGTAGTCAAGCACATGTGCAATGGGCAAACATATATGTAACGTACttcccatgttcactttgggatGGGGTTTTAGCATTAAAATAAGGTGGAGTTTGGCTCTACATCAAAAGTGAACTACAGGGCACAAAGACAGTTCATGAGCAGCCTGTATAAGCTGGTAGAAACTGGCTTAAGGTCTGCAGTTGCTTTTCATAAAAGAAGGTTTGTAAGGCTGGTCCTCTGTTGAATCAGAGTTGCAGTGGTCTGGGATGTAAATCAGGGTCAGGAGGGCTGTGATAGCTCCTGTTGGTATGGAGTTTAGCAAGAGTGTAGTTTTTCTTCTAGGGGTAAGAATTTAGGAAGTTGTCATGCCAACTGAGCCCTGAGCCCCTTGATGCTATAGTAAGTTTTATTTCCTTAACCTTATGGACTATCTTAGTTGATAAAGAGGCATCTGTTTTGATCTCTCAGATCACATATTCTTTTTCATAATgttgaaaatgaatgaaacatgTATCTGTTTGTAAAAAGTTTGccagaacaaaatattttaacgCTCCTTGAGAAAAGATGGAATTTGAGAAAGCTTTAGTTCTTCATGATTTTCTTGAGAGAGGAGTCCTGCTTCTAGCTTTAAGATTCTGTTAATCATGATTTTAGGCAGATGTTTCTGAGCCTCTGAAAACTGcacatattgaaataaaattacattgcAAAATTGAgtaatatgtgtgtatgtctctctctcttgaAATGCCCTAACAGCAGGAAAGGAACGTTCTTATGTTAGTGTTCCAATGCCTAACTTATATAGTTACTCAATAGACATTCATTGATGGAACAttttcagggctgggcatggtggttcacacctataatcccagtactttgggaggctgagatgggtggatcacctgaggtcaggagttcaagaccaacctggccaacatggtgaaacctcatctctactaaaactacaaaaaattagccaggcatggtggcatgtacctgtaatcccagctagtcgggaggctgaggcaggaggagaatcacttgaacccaggaggtggaggttgcagtgagctgagatcacaccattgtactccaacctgggaaacaagagtgaaactcctcaaaaaaaaaaaaaaaaaaaaaaaaaaaaaaaaaaaaaaaaaaatcagatggtgAAAGATCCATAATAGAATGCACTTGATagttgctttcttattttttatttttttaattaaaaaaattttttagagacagggtctggctctgttgcccaggctggggtgcactagtatgatcattgctcacttcaactttgaactcctaaactcaagcaatcccagctacttggaactATAGCTGCTTATGAtcccaccatgcatggctaattttttttggtagtctTTGTATGATAGGgtacttttttaaaatcaggagatAGCCATGATATGACCGAATATGGGACTAAAACAGTTCAAGCCAAAGGTCAGAATGAACAAATATACCatttttacataaaacattttaaagttataacAATTTAATTAAAACTGATAACAATTCAACTTCAGTGGCATACAAAAATTCTAGTTCTTTACCTCTCCACTTTCCCCCACTTTGGCATTGCTGTTAGAAATTATATCTTTCTATATTGTGTATTCATTAACataatttatagttattttttatgcttttgttttttagattctATGCCAAACTTAAAAGTGATCTATACAACAACATTACACTACTTACAAtagtatagaattatatatatatatacaattttttaaaatttttttgagatggaatctcactctgttgcccaggggagtcaagtggtgtgatctcggctcactgcaacctccacctcctgggttcatgcacttttcctgcctcagcttcctgagtagctgggattacaggcatgcgccaccatgcccagctaattttagtagagacaggattttgccatgttgaccaggcttgtcttgaactcttgacctcaggtgatctgcctgccttggcctcccaaagtgctaggactacaggtgtgagccactgcacctggcctaattctatattttatctacatatttacctttaccagagagttttatatttttctatggtTTTGTGTTGCTGTCCAATGTctttttgtttcaacttgaaggagtctctttagtatttcttttttttttttttttgagacggagtcttgctctgtcacccaggctggagtgcagtggccggatctcagctcaggcCTAGTGGTAATGAAcctcctcagcttttgtttatctgggaaagttttaatttttaaaaatttttgaaggacagttttgccaGACGTACTGTTGTTGGTTGGCAGCTTTTTCcattttagcactttgaatatattacttCACTCCCTTCTGGCCTGGAGGGTTTCTTTTacttgagaaagagtctcgctccgtcacccaggctggagtgcagtggcgcaatctcggcttactgcaacctctgcctcctgggctcaagcagttctcctgcctcatgctCCCGAgtagcaccaccatgcctggctaatttttgtatttttagtagagacggggttttaccatgttggccaggctggtctcaaactcctcacctcaagtgatccgctcaccttggcctcccaaggtgctaggagtattggtgtgagacaccacacctggccctggccTGCAGGCCTTCTGCTCAAAAATCTGCTGGtaggctgggctcggtggttcatgcctgtaatcccagaactttgggaggccaaggtgggaggattgcttgagaccaggagtttagaacaatttgagcaatatagtgagacctcatctctacaaaaaataaaaagaaaattatccaggcatggttgtgtgtggctgtagtcacagttactccagaggctgaggcaggaggattgcttgagcccaggagttcaaggctgcagtgagctatgatcatgccattgcactccagcttgggtgacagagcaagatcctatctcaaaatttaaaaaaaaaaaagaaacaaaacaaactgctTATAGTCTAATAAGATCTCCCTAGTATGAGATgagtcacttttctcttgctgctttcaagattctctctttgtctttgacattTGACAGTTTGATAATAATGTGTTTTGGTTTGGATCACTTTGGTTTATCCTCGTTGGAGTTTGTTGAGCTGCTTGAatttgtatgttcattttcttcctcaaatTTGGGAAGATTTTGGCCATTATCTCTTCAAGTAGGCTTGCtattcctttctcccttttccttctggGTCTCCCATCATGCATATATTGGTCTGTTTGATGGTGTTCTAGAAGTATTTTTggctttcttcacttttcttcattctttctttttgcttgtctGACTCAATAATTTTAAGTGATCTGACTTCAAATTCACtgactctatttttttctgcttgattcaGTGTGCTATTGAACTCCtctagtgaattttaaaattcagttattgtattcttctgcttcagatttaaaaaaatggtttctgtgactttgttgatattctcattttgtacATGTATCATTTTCCTGATTCTGTTTGGTTGTTTATCTTCTCTATTAGCTCACTTAGCATCTTTAAGATGTTTAGTTTGAATCCTTTGTCAGGTAAATCATAGGCCTGCATTTCTTTGGGGGTTGGTTTctggaaatttattttgttactttgaTTGGGccatgttttcctgtttctttgtaggCCTTGTGACCTTTTGTTGAGATTCGggcattcaaaaaacaaaaacaaaaacaaaaaacagaaaacaaaagaaccaaAACCTCCAAAGCCAAATAAAAAACAGCTACCTCTCCCACTCTTTAGACATTGGCTTAATGCAGGGGAGGGTCTTCACCAGTCAGCCTGGCTAGAGTGTATGGGGACCTCTCAGACCTTTCTGGAAATGCATCTTCTCTGGGCTTGTGTGTATAATTTCCCAGTTAAAAAAGATTTGCTTGCTTCTTCACTGGAGCTCATAATCGTTTGCTTTTCCTGGTGTCTGTCTATGGTACTACACTCCCTCTAGTGCCGTAACAAACCGTGGAGCTTGCCTTTGTTCTCAATGGCCCCCCAACCTGGCATCCCAACTGCTGTTCTGGTCACTGTTCCAAGTCAGGTAAGATAGAACCAAGTCCTTGAGCAGCATCACTGAAAAACCAGAATGTTGGATACACAGTGCATTCATCTCTTTCACTCCTGAGGAAAAAATGGGGTTAGAATTTTTCTCCTGATTGTACCACCTTGTGCATGGGAGAAGGAATGGCTAGGGCAGGTCAAATGCCATGAATTTTCCTACCCATTTCAATGCACTTGCTGAGGTGCTGCAACCTCTTAACTTGTTTCTGGAGTTCTTACAAAAGCAGTTCGGTTTGTATATTGTTAAGTCACTGTCTTCCTTGCGGAATGAGGATCTGAAGCTTCCTATTCTGCCACTGTACTGATACCACTCTGCAAATATACAATTTTTGATACATTGCTATCACTCTGGGATTTGGGGGTTATGGATAAGTTTGAGGTTACAAACCTGTTCATTCCAATATTAAGTCGGTAGCATAAATGAGCAAGATGGTCCAGTGAAGCCATACAGGGAGTGCAGAGACTGGAGAAGGGGAGAGCATGCACCTTCTCCAAAGGGGCAGCAGCTGCTCAGCTCCAGCCTGTCAGTGTCATGCTAGAGTGGCATCGAGGGGATAATCTTCCAGTTTGATTTTCCCAAGGGGAAGCTCTTCCAATTTTTTGAGAGAATCtgaaaataaaggtgaaaaaaagAACACAAGCAACTCCTTAttgtggaaaatttcaaacatgcaAGAGTAGTAAGAATAAGAAATGAATCTCTACGTCTCTATCACCTTGCTCCAGCACTTATCAACTCACGgccaattttatttcacttatactCACTCACTTTCCACACCCCAGTCCCCACTATTGggttattttgaagtaaattctAGATAACATATCAGTACATCTGTAATTATAGAAAGACAGATTTTATAAATGTAgatttccaattttataaatGTGCGGACCAGTCAAAACATTCCTGGGGGTTATAATCCATGTAGGCCCATTGTTTAACCTCAGATTAGGGAGTTGTGTCTGGTGGTTGCTGCTTTAACATATTTAGAAGCCATTATCTAAATTATCCCGATACTTTCTTCCATCTGTGACATATGGCACAAATGAAGAGCACTTTGTTTCAGGAGTTTTGATGTGAGTGACTCACTTGATTTAGTGATCCTCAGCCCTGGAAAAAGTTGTCGGGAACCCAGGCTCTGTATATAGCCTTGGTTGCGTGACTTGAGAAGGTGGAACATCCACATTCCTAGTCCAAATTTGCCTCATAAAATTCCAATGTACTCTGTGTAAGACTCTGATCTGCCAACCAGAAACACTCCCAAAGTTTCTTGGCTGAAAGTCTGGGAGTTGGAGCTTTCACCAGATTACCCACTCTACTTTCTTCCCACTTCCTTTCCACACTTGTCCTCTCCTATTTGTTCTTTCTGACATTTTGACTAATTTTCCTCCATCTCAGCAAGTATCATAAATATTACAGCTGGATTGTTAACTGGTTAAAATGTGGAAACAGACCATTTTATGATTACACAACCAAAGATAGCCTTTAGCAGAAATTtagtgtgttttcatttctttggaaatCAAAACcaattcaattttctttaaaaaaattagcaaccTCCAGCTGTATCAATATATGTTTTGGACTGTGACAAGATTCATgctgtatgtttatttttgtagttcACATCCCACTGAGTGGCCTGTACTCTTTCCTTTAAGGTCACTGTCACCAATCCATCTAGTCCCAGGGATAATACTTCCAATACTTTATTtgaaaactgtaaatattttaaaatctaaagccCACAAATCTACTGCACAATATATCTGGCATTGTTGCTGttagttttaatttcttaaaaatcagatTTAGATAAGATAGTAATAGAGAGAAAACTCTAGGTTTTAGTAGATCTGGGTTCTAGAGTCTTCCCTGCCCCAATTAGTTGTATATCCATGAGAAAATCTCTTAATTTCAATGGAACtcagtttgtttctctttttaaacattgccagttataaatgtattttattttatattatttttatttatttatttttttgagactgagtctcactctgttgcccaggctggagtggtgcaatgtcggcttactgcaacctccacctcttgggttcaagtgattctcatgcctcagcctcctgagtagctgggactacaggtgcacgcaccacgcctggctaatttttgtatttttagtagagacagggttttgccatgttggccagtctggttttgaactcttgacctcaggtgatccacctgccttggcttcccaaagtgctgggattacaggcgtgagctactttGCCCGGCttctataaatgtattttaaataaagatttgttttttaaaacagtagttcccaagctgggcatggtggcttatgcctgtaatcccagcacttttggaggctgaggtgggaggatttattgaggccaagagttcgagaccagactgaaaaaagactgaaaccccatctctacaaaagccaaaaaaaaaaaaaaaaaaaaaaaaattagccagatgtggtgacacatgactgtagtcccagccacttggaaaaATCCCTTGAGtgctcaggaatttgaggttacagtgagctatgattgtaccactgtactccagcctgggcaacagagaaagaccctgtcttaaaataaaataggccaggcacggtggctcatgcctgtaatcccaacactttgggaggttgaggtgggtggatcacctgaggtcaggagttcgagaccagtctggccaacacggtgaaaccctgtctctactaaaaatacagaagttagctgggcgtggtggcaggcttctgcaatcccagctactcgggaggctgaggcaagagaattgcttgaacctgggaggcagaggttgcagcgagcctagATAGCGccactgagactctgtctcaaaaaaaaaaaaaaaaaacaaataaaaaaataaataaaataatagttttctaTGCCACTACCACTCATTTCTACTGTAGAGTCAACTAATTTCACCTCTTTTTAcctattttgttatttacctcCGTAACTCGAAAACTTGAAATAACACATTGGTATtactacttcttcttcttttttttcttttctttctaggcACAATCTATTGACTTCCCAATATAGatgataacattttcttttcttttcttttctttttttcttgagatggagtctcactttgttgcccaggctggagtgcaatggcataatcttggctcactgcaacctttgcctcccgaattcaagtgattctcctccctcaacctccctagtagctgggattacaggcacatgccaccacacccggctaatttttgtagttttggtagagaccgggtttcaccatgttggccaggctggtctcaaactcttgacctcaagtcattcatccgcctcagcctaccaaaatgctgggattacaggtgtgagccaccgcgcatggcctatttttttcttaaccttaCCACAGATGTAGAACATTTCCTATTCCCTCAAATATATCATTAGATTACATTATAATTTGTCTTAGATCAGTATTAAATGTTAACATTATTGTGActaggtgtcttagtccatttgggctgataaaataaaataccataaactgggtagtttatacacaacagaaatttattttttgcagttatGGAGactagaaagtccaagatcaaggagtcAGCAGCTGCCTGGAGAGGGCCTGTTCCTCATAGATAGTTCCTATCCACGAGGATAGGAACGTATGTGAAGACGGGAGCAGTTTCTTGAATACGCAATTCCCTAGCTGTGTCTTTACATGGTGGAAGCGACCAGCTAGCTCTGAGgagcttcttttataagggcattagtcccattcatgagggctccatctttgtgacctaatcaccttccgaAAGGCTCTTAACATCATTACCCTGggaattaggatttcaacatacaatatttgggggacataaacattcataCCACAGCAGTACATGAACATTTCAGAACAGATCTATGTAGTAAACTATGATTAATTTTCCTTCCGTTACTTGC encodes the following:
- the C5H4orf36 gene encoding uncharacterized protein C4orf36 homolog, translated to MAYGLPRKNTVKTILRGSCYNVQEPWDLALLAKNWYTNLANIKLPFLEEISFGGSVQLTKCNTVKDGLLPSAESIKLEREYEVKRLCKLKCQENTSEEIKLLLRERPAGLRRPLPSK